GCCCCCGCCGAAATTCACCCAGTTCATCTTTTTAATCCAGGGACCGAACTGATTTTCGATGGCTTTGAGGGTCCGCTTCAGGGGTTCAAGGTCCTGTTCACAGAGGTTGTGAAAGTGAAATCCCGAGATTCCTTCCAGTTCTTCCGGTCTGAATTCATCCCTGATGATTCCCAGACGGCTGCCGGGAGAGGAGGGGTCGTACAGGGGGACATCGGCTTCACTCTGCCGGGGATTTAGCCTCAGGCCGAAGGAAATGCTGTCTTTTCTGGGCAGACAGAGATTCTTGAACCTGTTCCATTGATGAAAGGAGTTGAAGACCACATGATCCGACAGATCCAGAACTTCCAGAAGATCTTCTTCTGTAAAGCCTGGAGAATAAGTATGCACTTCTCCGCCGAACTCCTCCCGGCCCAGACGGGCTTCATTAGGACCGCTGGCACATATGCCGGGGAGGTACTCCCTTATGAGAGGAAAGAGTGGCCAGCAGGCAAAGGCTTTCAGAGCCAGGAGGATGGTGCACCCGGCTCTGTCCTGAACCTCTTTCAGCAGGCTGAGATTCCGCCGCAGAGCTCCTTCATCAATGACAAAGCAGGGAGTCGGGAGGTCTGCGGGGTCAAAGCCTATAAACTGATCTTGGTCCATGGGAGCCCGTACGCATTGAGATCCTCCATAAAGGGATCAGGATTCATCTGTTCTATGTTGAACACTCCCGGGCCTTTCCACTCACCGGTCATCATCATTTTAGCACCGAT
This Oceanispirochaeta sp. DNA region includes the following protein-coding sequences:
- the nspC gene encoding carboxynorspermidine decarboxylase, yielding MDQDQFIGFDPADLPTPCFVIDEGALRRNLSLLKEVQDRAGCTILLALKAFACWPLFPLIREYLPGICASGPNEARLGREEFGGEVHTYSPGFTEEDLLEVLDLSDHVVFNSFHQWNRFKNLCLPRKDSISFGLRLNPRQSEADVPLYDPSSPGSRLGIIRDEFRPEELEGISGFHFHNLCEQDLEPLKRTLKAIENQFGPWIKKMNWVNFGGGHHITKPDYDREGLIRLIREFRKKYGVEVILEPGEAIAIHTGILVSTVLDVVENEYPAVILDASLSCHMPDVIEMPYRPDVWGAGNPGEKSWDASLGGRSCLAGDTAGVYSFDKTLKPGDPLIFDDMSHYTMVKTTTFNGVPLPSIALFDPDTRKNRIIRRFGYEDFKGRLG